In one Betta splendens chromosome 14, fBetSpl5.4, whole genome shotgun sequence genomic region, the following are encoded:
- the sytl2a gene encoding synaptotagmin-like protein 2 isoform X11, with protein sequence MKGIKTKRAMKIHRRWLFSSQLHASPRSKKHLSEALYRGRDWTQTMGRGYVGSSNPTLPAFSSKNMSSSKCLQRLTTECVLNAGEECTKNEKTLSVDGASSTASLFNAKHTNSSLSVPVLQQDGIEIDFTSEDNLGWRRNTGSSMSNLSLSSGMASNSSNEQVSGSIGSIYTPDSGDVEAQGSIQFAVNYIQKQGEFHMFVVHCRDLAVADTKRNRSDPYVKCYLIPDKTKLGKRKTTIKKKTLNPTYNEILTFNISMEVLKTLNLNISVWHNDTFGRNSFLGEMDLDLSEWDFDNTQINEYTLKNRVSTQTLTLSPSHLLDRKGQMRVALRFLTQMSHCERTSIETGEVQIWVKDGKNLPSDRGVTIDPFVKCTVLPDTSRKSRQKTRVVKRTANPMFNHTMVYNGFRPEDLREVCVELTVWDHDRLNNHYLGGMRLGLGTGKSYGVDVAWMDSTTNEAHLWQRMLQSGGEWVEDVLPLRMFVIAKSISK encoded by the exons GTTATGTTGGTAGTTCTAATCCCACCCTACCAGCATTCTCTTCAAAGAACATGTCTTCATCTAAATGTTTGCAAAGGCTTACCACAGAGTGTGTCCTAAATGCAG GAGAGGAATGCACCAAAAATGAAAAGACCTTGAGTGTGGATGGTG CTTCCTCCACTGCTTCACTCTTCAATGCAAAGCACACCAACAGCAGCTTGTCTGTGCCCGTTCTTCAGCAGGATGGG ATAGAAATTGACTTCACCTCTGAGGATAACTtgggctggaggaggaacacAGGCAGCTCCATGTCTAACCTAAGTCTCTCCTCAGGAATGGCCTCAAACTCATCT AATGAACAGGTCAGTGGCAGCATCGGCAGCATTTACACTCCAGACAGTGGTGATGTTGAAGCGCAGGGAAGCATCCAGTTTGCTGTCAACTACATCCAGAAGCAGGGAGAGTTTCACATGTTTGTTGTGCACTGCAGAGACTTGGCTGTGGCAGATACCAAGAGAAATCGCTCTGACCC GTATGTTAAGTGTTATCTTATCCCTGACAAAACTAAATTAGGCAAAAGAAAAACTACAATCAAGAAGAAGACATTAAACCCCACCTATAATGAAATTCTTACG tTTAACATCAGCATGGAAGTGTTGAAAACTCTGAATTTAAACATCTCGGTATGGCACAATGACACCTTTGGGCGGAACAGCTTTCTGGGCGAGATGGACCTGGATCTGTCTGAGTGGGACTTTGACAACACACAGATCAACGAATACACATTAAAAAACAGG GTGTCgacacaaacattaacattGTCCCCATCACACCTGTTGGACAGAAAAGGACAGATGAGAGTCGCTCTGAGATTCCTGACACAGATGTCCCACT GTGAAAGAACATCTATAGAGACTGGTGAGGTCCAGATATGGGTGAAAGACGGCAAGAATCTTCCCTCTGACAGAGGAGTGACTATTGACCCGTTTGTAAAATG CACTGTACTTCCTGACACAAGCAGAAAAAGTCGGCAAAAAACTCGGGTGGTGAAGAGAACAGCCAATCCGATGTTCAACCACACCATGGTGTACAATGGCTTCCGACCAGAGGATCTCAGAGAGGTCTGTGTGGAGCTCACAGTGTGGGACCACGACCGGCTGAACAATCACTACTTGGGTGGCATGAGGCTGGGGCTAGGGACAG GGAAGAGTTATGGAGTTGATGTGGCCTGGATGGATTCAACAACAAATGAAGCACATTTATGGCAGAGGATGTTGCAGTCTGGCGGCGAATGGGTGGAGGATGTTTTACCCCTCAGAATGTTTGTCATTGCAAAAAGCATTTCAAAATGA
- the sytl2a gene encoding synaptotagmin-like protein 2 isoform X12 encodes MKGIKTKRAMKIHRRWLFSSQLHASPRSKKHLSEALYRGRDWTQTMGYVGSSNPTLPAFSSKNMSSSKCLQRLTTECVLNAGEECTKNEKTLSVDGASSTASLFNAKHTNSSLSVPVLQQDGIEIDFTSEDNLGWRRNTGSSMSNLSLSSGMASNSSNEQVSGSIGSIYTPDSGDVEAQGSIQFAVNYIQKQGEFHMFVVHCRDLAVADTKRNRSDPYVKCYLIPDKTKLGKRKTTIKKKTLNPTYNEILTFNISMEVLKTLNLNISVWHNDTFGRNSFLGEMDLDLSEWDFDNTQINEYTLKNRVSTQTLTLSPSHLLDRKGQMRVALRFLTQMSHCERTSIETGEVQIWVKDGKNLPSDRGVTIDPFVKCTVLPDTSRKSRQKTRVVKRTANPMFNHTMVYNGFRPEDLREVCVELTVWDHDRLNNHYLGGMRLGLGTGKSYGVDVAWMDSTTNEAHLWQRMLQSGGEWVEDVLPLRMFVIAKSISK; translated from the exons GTTATGTTGGTAGTTCTAATCCCACCCTACCAGCATTCTCTTCAAAGAACATGTCTTCATCTAAATGTTTGCAAAGGCTTACCACAGAGTGTGTCCTAAATGCAG GAGAGGAATGCACCAAAAATGAAAAGACCTTGAGTGTGGATGGTG CTTCCTCCACTGCTTCACTCTTCAATGCAAAGCACACCAACAGCAGCTTGTCTGTGCCCGTTCTTCAGCAGGATGGG ATAGAAATTGACTTCACCTCTGAGGATAACTtgggctggaggaggaacacAGGCAGCTCCATGTCTAACCTAAGTCTCTCCTCAGGAATGGCCTCAAACTCATCT AATGAACAGGTCAGTGGCAGCATCGGCAGCATTTACACTCCAGACAGTGGTGATGTTGAAGCGCAGGGAAGCATCCAGTTTGCTGTCAACTACATCCAGAAGCAGGGAGAGTTTCACATGTTTGTTGTGCACTGCAGAGACTTGGCTGTGGCAGATACCAAGAGAAATCGCTCTGACCC GTATGTTAAGTGTTATCTTATCCCTGACAAAACTAAATTAGGCAAAAGAAAAACTACAATCAAGAAGAAGACATTAAACCCCACCTATAATGAAATTCTTACG tTTAACATCAGCATGGAAGTGTTGAAAACTCTGAATTTAAACATCTCGGTATGGCACAATGACACCTTTGGGCGGAACAGCTTTCTGGGCGAGATGGACCTGGATCTGTCTGAGTGGGACTTTGACAACACACAGATCAACGAATACACATTAAAAAACAGG GTGTCgacacaaacattaacattGTCCCCATCACACCTGTTGGACAGAAAAGGACAGATGAGAGTCGCTCTGAGATTCCTGACACAGATGTCCCACT GTGAAAGAACATCTATAGAGACTGGTGAGGTCCAGATATGGGTGAAAGACGGCAAGAATCTTCCCTCTGACAGAGGAGTGACTATTGACCCGTTTGTAAAATG CACTGTACTTCCTGACACAAGCAGAAAAAGTCGGCAAAAAACTCGGGTGGTGAAGAGAACAGCCAATCCGATGTTCAACCACACCATGGTGTACAATGGCTTCCGACCAGAGGATCTCAGAGAGGTCTGTGTGGAGCTCACAGTGTGGGACCACGACCGGCTGAACAATCACTACTTGGGTGGCATGAGGCTGGGGCTAGGGACAG GGAAGAGTTATGGAGTTGATGTGGCCTGGATGGATTCAACAACAAATGAAGCACATTTATGGCAGAGGATGTTGCAGTCTGGCGGCGAATGGGTGGAGGATGTTTTACCCCTCAGAATGTTTGTCATTGCAAAAAGCATTTCAAAATGA